The following proteins come from a genomic window of Methanocella conradii HZ254:
- the hmgA gene encoding hydroxymethylglutaryl-CoA reductase (NADPH): protein MNEDIVKKLVSGELKLHQADDNATSRREAVDLRREAISRLTHTDLSNIGKYSFDPEVATRKNVENAIGAVQVPLGIAGPLRINGDYARGDFYIPLATTEGALVASVNRGCSVCTQSGGVNVAVLQDEMTRAPVVKAGSLAEARRLAEAVKTPELMEEMRAAVRTTTRHGELLRVDPYVVGRSVFLRLAFDTKDAMGMNMATIASDAVMRLLEKKFDLRLVALSSNMCTDKKPAAINIIEGRGRTTVAEVLVPRKVVIERLKATPEDLCEVNYRKNFLGSARAVSFGFNAHVANVVAAMYIACGQDPAHVVEGSNAITSAELHDGDLLFTVSFPSLPLGTVGGGTGLATQSECLSLLGVRGGGDPPGSNARKLAEIVASASLAGELSLLGALASQDLARAHAKYGR, encoded by the coding sequence AAGCTTCACCAGGCGGATGATAACGCCACCTCCAGGAGGGAGGCGGTGGACCTCCGCCGCGAGGCCATTAGCAGGCTCACGCATACGGATTTATCGAATATAGGCAAGTATTCATTCGACCCCGAGGTCGCCACCAGGAAGAACGTCGAGAATGCCATAGGCGCAGTACAGGTGCCCCTGGGCATAGCCGGGCCTCTCAGGATAAATGGGGATTATGCGAGGGGTGACTTCTACATTCCCCTGGCCACCACGGAAGGGGCGCTAGTCGCCAGCGTGAACAGGGGCTGCTCGGTTTGCACCCAGAGCGGTGGAGTTAACGTCGCCGTCCTTCAGGATGAGATGACCAGGGCGCCGGTGGTCAAAGCGGGCAGCCTCGCAGAGGCCAGGAGGCTAGCTGAGGCGGTGAAGACGCCCGAGCTCATGGAGGAGATGAGGGCGGCGGTGAGGACGACCACGAGGCACGGCGAGCTTTTGAGGGTTGACCCCTACGTGGTCGGCAGGAGCGTTTTCCTGCGCCTCGCCTTCGACACCAAGGACGCGATGGGGATGAACATGGCGACCATAGCCTCGGATGCCGTCATGCGCCTCCTTGAAAAAAAGTTCGACTTAAGGCTTGTGGCCCTTTCCAGCAACATGTGCACGGACAAGAAGCCGGCCGCCATAAACATCATCGAGGGCCGGGGCAGGACCACGGTCGCGGAGGTTTTGGTGCCCAGGAAGGTGGTCATCGAAAGGCTAAAGGCCACTCCAGAGGACCTCTGTGAGGTTAACTATCGTAAGAACTTTTTGGGCAGCGCCCGCGCCGTCTCCTTCGGGTTTAACGCCCACGTCGCGAACGTCGTGGCCGCCATGTACATAGCCTGCGGCCAGGACCCCGCTCATGTGGTGGAGGGTAGCAACGCCATCACCTCTGCAGAGCTGCATGACGGGGATCTGCTCTTTACCGTCTCTTTCCCGTCTTTGCCCCTCGGCACCGTGGGCGGGGGTACGGGCCTGGCGACGCAGAGCGAGTGTTTGAGCCTTTTGGGGGTCAGGGGAGGGGGTGACCCGCCCGGTTCGAACGCCCGTAAGCTTGCCGAGATAGTCGCCTCTGCCTCGCTCGCCGGAGAGCTTTCCCTCCTGGGCGCCCTCGCCTCCCAGGATCTAGCGAGGGCCCATGCAAAGTACGGGCGCTAA
- a CDS encoding peroxiredoxin family protein: protein MYKLILRLDVGSRAEDFTLESPDGKPFSLGDVMGKAIIFLTFFRGGFDMESVKYLKELNSVYDKLRDMGVEVVAVTPELPQKAKGLVDALSLKFQVLCDPELKVTKQYDVYDPASEWCWPAGFIIDRDGTLQYAFRGVSPPNTPPLHYLLKKFRGASL, encoded by the coding sequence ATGTATAAGCTCATATTACGGCTGGACGTGGGGAGCAGGGCCGAGGACTTCACGCTTGAAAGCCCTGATGGAAAGCCATTCAGCCTTGGAGACGTGATGGGAAAAGCAATAATCTTTTTAACGTTCTTCCGCGGCGGCTTCGACATGGAGTCGGTAAAATACCTAAAAGAGCTTAATAGCGTCTACGATAAGCTCAGGGATATGGGCGTTGAGGTCGTTGCGGTCACACCGGAGCTGCCTCAAAAGGCGAAAGGCCTTGTGGATGCCCTCTCCCTAAAGTTCCAGGTCCTGTGCGATCCAGAACTGAAGGTTACAAAGCAGTATGACGTGTATGACCCGGCGTCCGAGTGGTGCTGGCCCGCAGGCTTCATCATAGACAGGGATGGTACGCTCCAGTACGCGTTCAGGGGCGTCAGCCCCCCGAACACGCCGCCCCTTCATTATCTCCTCAAAAAGTTCAGGGGCGCGTCGTTGTGA
- a CDS encoding glycosyltransferase family 4 protein has product MRIALVSDVVYPYIKGGAEKRFHELSLRLKEHNEVHFYCIKWWDGPSVIKKDGITYHGVCRPRKLYEGGRRSIVEALAFGAALVVPLLRERFDVIDCNQHPYFSIFPCKLASLLRGGRFFVTWHEAWDDYWYEYMGRAGFFGKAVEKLALRMPDMIIAVSRRTASDLERLGVDKGRIAIVPNGISIESIAAVPASDERYDVAFAGRLIKDKHVDILIKACALASREMPLKTLIIGDGPERASLEALASSLEMDGLVKFAGQVDDEALLSLIKSSRVFVLPSTREGFSISTLEALACGVPVVTVSGERNSTQELIEEGVNGMVVGLSEGELCQAILKMLSDEGERKRMAARCPSSVSSYDWDALNEKLLECYVTTTRP; this is encoded by the coding sequence ATGAGGATAGCTTTAGTCTCTGACGTGGTTTACCCCTATATAAAAGGCGGCGCAGAGAAGCGCTTCCATGAGCTTTCCCTGAGGCTGAAGGAGCATAACGAAGTCCATTTTTATTGCATTAAGTGGTGGGATGGCCCCAGCGTTATAAAAAAGGATGGCATCACGTATCATGGCGTGTGCAGGCCCAGGAAGCTTTACGAGGGGGGTCGACGCTCCATCGTCGAGGCTTTGGCCTTCGGGGCCGCGCTAGTCGTGCCTCTCCTTAGGGAGCGTTTCGACGTTATAGATTGCAACCAGCACCCCTACTTTTCTATATTCCCCTGTAAGCTCGCCTCACTGCTTAGAGGAGGCCGCTTTTTCGTGACCTGGCACGAGGCGTGGGACGATTACTGGTATGAGTACATGGGTCGTGCCGGCTTTTTTGGCAAGGCGGTAGAGAAGCTGGCCTTAAGGATGCCGGATATGATAATAGCGGTTTCCAGGAGGACAGCGTCCGATCTGGAGAGGCTTGGCGTCGATAAGGGCCGCATCGCCATAGTTCCCAATGGCATATCTATCGAGTCGATAGCGGCAGTGCCCGCCTCGGACGAGCGGTACGACGTGGCGTTCGCCGGCCGGCTGATAAAGGATAAGCACGTTGATATCCTTATTAAAGCCTGTGCCCTGGCTTCCAGGGAGATGCCGCTAAAAACGCTCATAATCGGTGACGGCCCCGAGCGTGCCTCGCTGGAAGCCTTGGCTTCCTCTCTCGAGATGGATGGCCTGGTAAAATTCGCCGGGCAGGTCGATGATGAGGCCCTTTTGTCTTTGATCAAGTCTTCCCGCGTCTTCGTCCTGCCCTCTACCCGGGAGGGCTTTAGCATATCCACGCTGGAAGCCCTTGCATGCGGCGTGCCCGTGGTAACCGTGAGCGGCGAGAGGAACTCTACGCAGGAACTCATAGAGGAGGGCGTAAACGGCATGGTGGTGGGCTTAAGCGAGGGCGAGCTTTGCCAGGCTATCCTAAAGATGCTAAGCGATGAGGGCGAGAGGAAAAGGATGGCCGCCCGCTGCCCTTCATCAGTCTCCAGCTACGACTGGGACGCCCTCAACGAAAAGCTACTCGAATGCTATGTCACAACGACGCGCCCCTGA
- a CDS encoding nascent polypeptide-associated complex protein, giving the protein MFPGMGGKGINPRQLERQMKAMGIDMYEIENVRQVIIRTADKEIVFNDAHVTVIDARGQKMYQLIGTPEERALEKEIPDSDVELVAQQANVPKDLARQALKETKGDLAEAILKLSGGK; this is encoded by the coding sequence ATGTTCCCGGGAATGGGAGGAAAAGGCATCAACCCACGGCAGCTCGAGAGGCAGATGAAGGCCATGGGAATAGACATGTATGAGATCGAGAACGTCAGGCAAGTCATCATCAGGACTGCAGATAAGGAGATCGTGTTCAACGACGCCCACGTAACCGTAATAGACGCGAGAGGCCAGAAGATGTACCAGCTTATAGGCACCCCGGAAGAGAGGGCGCTAGAGAAGGAAATACCTGACTCGGACGTCGAGCTGGTGGCTCAACAGGCAAACGTGCCAAAAGACCTGGCGAGGCAAGCGCTAAAAGAGACAAAGGGCGACCTGGCCGAGGCAATCTTAAAGCTATCAGGCGGCAAATAG
- a CDS encoding tRNA (adenine-N1)-methyltransferase encodes MIAAGDLVLLRAEGGREYLATVKDERLHTDLGLVDLKGIEGLEWGSTIASHLGKPFTVLRPRATDFFKHVKRTGAPMMPKDIGAIIAYTGLCPMDTVLDAGTGSGVLAIYLGFIAKKVISYEVNDHFVSVARKNVAQAGLSNVEVRQGDILEEVEKLEGPFDVVTLDMQDAPSAVEGIYRVLVPGGFLASYSPFFEQAMETRKAVERAGFANYSTIMVSEQELEVGKRGTRPSTRVGHTGFITIARK; translated from the coding sequence ATGATTGCCGCAGGGGACCTGGTTCTGCTCAGGGCAGAGGGCGGAAGGGAATACCTGGCCACGGTTAAGGATGAAAGGCTTCATACCGATTTAGGGCTGGTAGACCTGAAGGGCATAGAGGGCCTTGAATGGGGCAGCACCATAGCCTCGCACCTTGGAAAGCCTTTCACCGTGCTCAGGCCGAGGGCGACGGACTTTTTTAAGCATGTCAAGCGCACCGGCGCCCCCATGATGCCGAAGGACATCGGGGCCATCATCGCATATACTGGCCTCTGCCCAATGGACACGGTCCTGGACGCTGGCACGGGTTCCGGGGTGCTGGCCATATACCTCGGCTTCATTGCAAAAAAGGTCATATCATACGAGGTAAACGACCACTTCGTGAGCGTCGCCAGGAAGAACGTGGCCCAGGCGGGCCTGTCGAACGTTGAGGTGCGCCAGGGCGACATACTCGAAGAGGTCGAGAAGCTGGAGGGACCGTTCGACGTGGTCACCCTAGACATGCAGGACGCGCCATCCGCCGTGGAGGGCATCTACAGGGTACTTGTGCCTGGCGGCTTTTTGGCCTCCTATTCCCCCTTTTTCGAGCAGGCGATGGAAACCAGGAAAGCGGTGGAGCGAGCCGGCTTCGCCAATTATAGCACCATCATGGTCAGCGAGCAGGAGCTCGAGGTCGGCAAGAGGGGTACCCGCCCCTCTACCAGGGTTGGCCATACCGGGTTCATCACGATTGCCAGAAAGTAG
- the dapA gene encoding 4-hydroxy-tetrahydrodipicolinate synthase, protein MTFKGELKGVYPALITPFKKNGEVDIAGFRKNIDYVIEGGVSGIVPCGCTGEAATLSFEEQKLLLEVAVDQANGRVPVIGGSGSNNTSEAVELTKYAKDAGATAAMLITPYYNKPGDAGQILHYKTVAEKVDIPIILYNVPSRTGINMKPSVVAELARIDNIIGIKEASGNPAQAAEIIELTRNNKKPFTVLSGDDNLTIPIMSYGGRGVVSVVANILPREVSQMVDCYLKGDFKKALDVYYKLAPIMRGLFIETNPIPVKAAASMMGLAAGPLRPPLTTMAPENQQKLKAMLEALGVLKKPRVAAKAKARARK, encoded by the coding sequence ATGACGTTCAAGGGTGAGCTAAAGGGCGTATATCCGGCCCTGATCACTCCTTTTAAGAAAAACGGCGAGGTCGACATAGCGGGCTTTAGGAAAAACATAGACTACGTGATAGAGGGCGGGGTTTCTGGCATCGTGCCCTGCGGCTGTACCGGAGAGGCGGCTACCCTCAGCTTTGAGGAGCAGAAGCTCTTGCTCGAGGTGGCCGTGGACCAGGCGAACGGTCGCGTCCCTGTCATAGGAGGATCGGGATCTAACAACACCAGCGAGGCGGTCGAGCTTACGAAGTACGCGAAGGACGCAGGCGCAACGGCTGCGATGCTCATCACTCCCTATTATAACAAGCCCGGCGATGCGGGGCAGATACTTCACTATAAAACCGTCGCTGAAAAGGTGGACATCCCTATCATTCTCTATAACGTGCCTTCGCGGACCGGGATCAACATGAAGCCTTCCGTCGTGGCCGAGCTGGCCAGAATCGATAACATAATCGGCATAAAGGAGGCCAGCGGCAACCCGGCGCAGGCCGCTGAGATCATAGAGCTGACGCGTAACAACAAGAAGCCTTTCACCGTGCTCTCGGGCGACGATAACCTGACCATCCCTATCATGTCTTATGGTGGCAGGGGCGTCGTGTCCGTTGTGGCGAACATACTGCCGAGGGAGGTCAGCCAGATGGTGGACTGCTACCTGAAGGGCGACTTTAAAAAGGCTTTAGACGTCTACTATAAACTTGCGCCCATCATGAGGGGCCTTTTCATCGAGACTAACCCGATACCCGTGAAGGCCGCGGCGAGCATGATGGGACTGGCAGCCGGGCCTCTAAGGCCGCCGCTCACCACGATGGCGCCTGAGAACCAGCAGAAGCTTAAGGCCATGCTCGAGGCGCTCGGCGTGCTGAAAAAGCCCAGGGTGGCCGCTAAGGCTAAGGCAAGGGCAAGGAAGTGA
- a CDS encoding glycosyltransferase, translating to MAGAASIEKPQMALRGENKLFKVSVIIPTMNEPAIGRVVDDARKALKHFDAEVIVVDKSTDDTARRAKKAGAIVVGQELSGYGDAYMTGFSLIAPDTDVVVMMDGDNTYDAYEIPMLIDPIIKGYADLCLGNRFARMEPGAMNARNMLGNKVITSTLNVLYGLRLKDSQTGFRAIKKTALDTLELVDNGMPFASEMIIDARKKSLRIVEVPVTYRQRIGEAKLKAYKDGPLILSLIIRMVRDYNPFAIFISVGGIMVLCSFVSGGFVVYEWLTTGVITRLALTMLTAMLFLSGVQVISFGLLADIILAALRKKR from the coding sequence ATGGCAGGCGCAGCGAGCATCGAGAAGCCGCAAATGGCCCTCAGGGGAGAGAATAAGCTGTTTAAGGTATCGGTCATCATACCGACGATGAACGAGCCCGCCATAGGCAGGGTAGTCGACGACGCCAGGAAGGCGCTGAAACACTTCGACGCCGAGGTGATCGTCGTCGATAAGTCCACGGACGATACCGCGAGGAGGGCGAAGAAGGCAGGAGCCATCGTGGTCGGCCAGGAGCTGAGCGGGTATGGGGACGCATACATGACCGGCTTTAGCTTAATAGCGCCGGACACCGACGTCGTGGTCATGATGGACGGCGATAACACGTATGACGCTTACGAGATACCCATGCTCATCGATCCCATCATTAAAGGCTATGCTGACCTATGCCTGGGTAACAGGTTCGCCCGCATGGAGCCAGGGGCGATGAACGCCCGCAACATGCTTGGGAATAAGGTGATAACCTCGACGCTCAACGTCTTGTATGGGCTGAGGCTTAAGGACTCGCAGACCGGGTTCAGGGCTATTAAAAAAACTGCCCTTGACACGCTTGAGCTGGTCGATAATGGCATGCCCTTCGCAAGCGAGATGATAATCGATGCGAGGAAAAAATCCCTGAGGATAGTGGAGGTTCCGGTGACGTATAGGCAGCGCATAGGCGAGGCGAAGCTTAAGGCGTACAAGGACGGCCCGCTCATCTTAAGCCTGATCATCCGCATGGTTCGCGACTATAACCCGTTTGCCATCTTCATATCGGTGGGCGGCATCATGGTTTTATGCTCTTTCGTGTCTGGTGGCTTTGTGGTATATGAGTGGCTCACCACGGGCGTCATCACCCGCCTCGCCCTGACGATGCTCACTGCGATGCTTTTCCTGAGCGGCGTCCAGGTCATCTCCTTCGGGCTGCTCGCAGACATCATACTCGCCGCGCTTCGTAAGAAGCGCTAG
- the dapB gene encoding 4-hydroxy-tetrahydrodipicolinate reductase, which yields MVRVAITGINGRMGTMVSEMVLAQPDMELVAGLDLKGGKQVGPIKVSDVKDIDSVLKAAKPDVLIDFTAAGAVVGNVKAAAANGVNLVVGTTGFDEGRKAEMAEAIKAGKVAAIISPNFSIGVQVFLKLLAQAARDLEGCDIEIIEAHHNKKKDAPSGTALKAAEVISSALSEKPRLVFGREGVAPRGREIGIHAIRGGDIVGDHTVLFACEGERIEIKHQAHSRSAFAAGAVKAARWIVGQKPGLYSMGDMVKP from the coding sequence ATGGTACGGGTGGCGATAACTGGTATAAATGGCAGGATGGGGACCATGGTCTCCGAGATGGTCCTCGCCCAGCCCGACATGGAGCTGGTCGCCGGGCTCGACCTTAAGGGAGGCAAGCAGGTCGGCCCAATTAAGGTTTCGGACGTGAAGGATATCGATAGCGTGCTTAAGGCTGCTAAGCCAGACGTGCTCATCGACTTCACGGCTGCCGGTGCAGTGGTCGGCAACGTCAAGGCCGCGGCGGCCAATGGAGTCAATCTCGTGGTAGGTACCACGGGCTTCGATGAGGGGCGGAAGGCAGAGATGGCCGAGGCCATAAAAGCAGGCAAGGTTGCAGCCATCATCTCCCCCAACTTTTCCATCGGCGTGCAGGTCTTCTTGAAGCTGCTGGCGCAGGCGGCCAGGGACCTGGAGGGCTGCGATATCGAGATAATAGAGGCGCACCACAATAAGAAGAAGGACGCGCCGAGCGGCACGGCCCTGAAAGCCGCTGAGGTCATCTCATCTGCGTTAAGCGAGAAGCCCAGGCTGGTCTTCGGCCGGGAGGGCGTCGCCCCCAGGGGCAGGGAGATCGGCATCCACGCCATCAGGGGCGGGGACATCGTCGGTGACCATACGGTGCTCTTCGCCTGCGAGGGGGAGCGTATTGAGATAAAGCATCAGGCGCACTCCCGCTCTGCCTTCGCCGCTGGAGCCGTCAAGGCCGCGCGATGGATAGTCGGTCAGAAGCCGGGCCTATACTCTATGGGCGACATGGTAAAGCCCTGA
- a CDS encoding galactose-1-phosphate uridylyltransferase: protein MNELRRDYFLDRWVIFATERARRPSDFIKARAAAETQECSFCPGYEDKTPPSKASYFDDRHEPDEAGKPPQTGWTVRVIPNLYPAVKMEGPAILDGSCMTASGVHEVIVESPVHDRHPQFMSDEEVERLFTVYRDRFAEIASIPFIKYISMFRNYGREAGASLAHAHSQVIALPIVPEKIKEQHGLDYGRVIKREEASPRLILSSTHSIAFAPFASCYTYETWIFPKRPCKNLAELSDEERDDLALVTRDVLSRLSRLLSDPPYNYAFVQSVGEKMHMHLRIYPKLGIEAGFELNTGIHINSVTPESAAKSLREA from the coding sequence ATGAACGAGTTACGCCGGGACTATTTTCTTGACAGGTGGGTGATCTTTGCCACGGAAAGGGCCAGGAGGCCTAGCGATTTCATAAAGGCCAGGGCGGCGGCCGAGACACAGGAGTGTTCATTCTGTCCGGGCTATGAGGATAAGACTCCGCCGAGCAAGGCGAGCTACTTTGATGATAGGCATGAGCCTGACGAGGCTGGCAAGCCCCCACAAACCGGCTGGACTGTCAGGGTGATACCCAACCTGTACCCGGCAGTGAAGATGGAAGGCCCCGCAATTTTAGACGGCAGCTGCATGACGGCGTCCGGCGTCCACGAGGTCATCGTGGAGAGCCCGGTGCACGATCGCCACCCCCAGTTCATGTCTGATGAGGAGGTCGAGCGGCTTTTCACCGTTTACAGGGACCGCTTTGCGGAGATAGCCAGCATCCCCTTTATCAAGTATATATCCATGTTCAGGAACTATGGTAGGGAGGCAGGGGCCTCGCTGGCCCATGCCCACTCCCAGGTAATCGCCCTGCCCATCGTGCCTGAAAAGATAAAAGAGCAGCACGGCCTTGACTATGGGCGGGTCATAAAAAGAGAGGAGGCGTCTCCGAGGCTCATACTAAGCTCCACGCACAGCATAGCCTTTGCCCCGTTCGCCTCATGCTATACATACGAGACCTGGATTTTCCCGAAGAGGCCGTGTAAGAACCTCGCGGAGCTTTCTGATGAGGAGAGGGACGACCTCGCCCTCGTGACGAGGGACGTGCTTTCGAGGCTATCAAGGCTCCTCTCAGACCCGCCCTATAACTATGCCTTCGTGCAATCTGTGGGAGAGAAGATGCACATGCACCTCCGTATCTATCCCAAGCTGGGCATCGAGGCAGGCTTCGAGCTTAACACGGGCATCCATATCAACTCGGTCACCCCGGAGAGCGCCGCTAAAAGCCTGCGCGAGGCATAA
- a CDS encoding 30S ribosomal protein S17e — protein sequence MGSIRQTYIKSTVDALLRQYPGEFSEDFNANKAQVEKLTGVASKELRNRIAGYVTRKVHSRGRRK from the coding sequence TTGGGAAGCATAAGACAGACTTATATCAAGAGCACCGTGGATGCGCTGCTGAGGCAGTACCCGGGCGAGTTCTCGGAGGACTTTAACGCCAACAAGGCCCAGGTGGAAAAGCTCACCGGCGTGGCGAGCAAGGAGCTCAGGAACCGCATAGCAGGGTACGTCACCAGGAAAGTGCATTCCAGGGGCAGGAGGAAATGA
- a CDS encoding ORC1-type DNA replication protein yields MLIDNTNPQQKNDQQSKPADAGQKGLFEYLVKETSEDSKIDKLFENLLSIKPIFANREVLRPSYTPDYLPHRLEQINAVAEILVAALRGEAPSNILIYGKTGTGKTATLESVSKKLVDLAEKMNIECKVLFINCERIDTQYRILAHLARHYNREVPITGWPTDQVFNEFKEALDKKEQVAIIILDEIDNLVKKSGDDILYNLSRINGDLKKAKVSIIGISNDLTFTDYLDPRVKSSLGEEEIIFPPYNADQLRDILEQRSKMAFKENTLEPAVIPLCAAFAAQEHGDARKALDLLRVSAELAERLRDTVVREEHVRKAREKIEIDRITEVVRTLPTQSKLVLYSIVLLDSSGSHELNTGDVYNVYRRLCRMIDMDVLTQRRVTDLISELDMLGIINAIVVSKGRYGRTKEIALSVPAESTRKVLLDDYRLRTLKDARPYFEAQQRLAKDISA; encoded by the coding sequence ATGCTAATCGACAACACGAATCCTCAGCAAAAAAATGACCAGCAATCAAAGCCGGCAGACGCTGGCCAAAAGGGCTTGTTCGAATACCTGGTAAAGGAGACCTCTGAAGATAGCAAGATCGACAAGCTTTTCGAAAACCTGCTGAGCATTAAGCCGATATTTGCCAACCGCGAGGTGCTAAGGCCTTCGTACACTCCAGATTACCTCCCACACCGTCTCGAACAGATCAACGCAGTGGCGGAGATCCTCGTGGCAGCGCTGCGCGGAGAAGCACCCTCAAACATCCTCATCTATGGCAAGACGGGGACCGGAAAGACCGCCACTTTAGAGAGCGTGAGCAAGAAGCTCGTCGACCTGGCCGAGAAGATGAACATCGAGTGCAAGGTTTTATTTATTAATTGCGAGCGCATCGATACCCAGTACAGGATACTGGCCCATCTGGCAAGGCACTACAACAGGGAGGTGCCAATCACGGGCTGGCCCACGGACCAGGTATTCAACGAGTTCAAGGAGGCGCTCGATAAGAAGGAGCAGGTCGCCATAATAATCCTGGATGAGATAGATAATTTGGTGAAGAAGAGCGGAGACGATATACTCTATAATCTTTCTAGGATTAATGGTGACTTGAAGAAGGCCAAGGTTAGCATAATAGGCATTTCGAACGATTTGACCTTTACTGATTATCTGGACCCGAGGGTAAAGTCCTCGCTGGGCGAGGAGGAAATCATTTTTCCTCCCTATAATGCCGACCAGCTTAGGGACATCCTGGAGCAGAGGAGCAAGATGGCCTTCAAGGAGAACACCCTCGAGCCGGCGGTCATCCCGCTGTGCGCCGCCTTTGCCGCCCAGGAGCACGGCGACGCCAGGAAGGCCCTGGACCTCTTGAGGGTGAGCGCCGAGCTGGCGGAGCGGCTCAGGGATACCGTGGTGAGGGAGGAGCACGTCAGGAAGGCCCGGGAGAAGATCGAGATCGACCGCATCACCGAGGTGGTAAGGACGCTGCCCACCCAGAGCAAGCTCGTGCTCTACAGCATCGTCCTGCTCGACTCCTCGGGCTCACACGAGCTCAACACGGGCGACGTCTACAACGTGTACCGCCGCCTCTGCCGCATGATCGACATGGACGTCCTGACCCAGAGGAGGGTGACCGACCTCATCTCTGAGCTGGACATGCTTGGAATAATTAATGCCATAGTGGTCAGCAAGGGGAGGTATGGCCGCACCAAGGAGATCGCCCTTAGCGTGCCAGCGGAGAGCACCCGGAAGGTGTTGCTGGACGACTACAGGCTGCGGACCTTGAAGGATGCCAGGCCCTACTTCGAGGCGCAGCAGCGGCTAGCAAAAGATATTTCGGCATAG